From one Humulus lupulus chromosome 8, drHumLupu1.1, whole genome shotgun sequence genomic stretch:
- the LOC133793651 gene encoding heavy metal-associated isoprenylated plant protein 16-like isoform X2 gives MKQKITVRVQMSCGKCRTKAMKIASVESGVNSVQIAGEHRDQVIVIGEVDSVSLTRSLRKKLGSATLVSVEEVK, from the exons ATGAAG CAAAAGATAACTGTGAGGGTGCAGATGAGCTGTGGCAAATGCAGGACCAAAGCCATGAAGATTGCTTCAGTTGAATCAg GGGTGAACTCAGTGCAGATCGCAGGCGAACACAGAGATCAAGTGATAGTGATTGGAGAAGTTGATTCAGTAAGCTTGACTCGATCTCTAAGGAAGAAGCTTGGGTCTGCAACCTTAGTTAGTGTGGAAGAAGTTAAATAA
- the LOC133793651 gene encoding heavy metal-associated isoprenylated plant protein 16-like isoform X1, whose protein sequence is MLQQKITVRVQMSCGKCRTKAMKIASVESGVNSVQIAGEHRDQVIVIGEVDSVSLTRSLRKKLGSATLVSVEEVK, encoded by the exons ATGTTGCAGCAAAAGATAACTGTGAGGGTGCAGATGAGCTGTGGCAAATGCAGGACCAAAGCCATGAAGATTGCTTCAGTTGAATCAg GGGTGAACTCAGTGCAGATCGCAGGCGAACACAGAGATCAAGTGATAGTGATTGGAGAAGTTGATTCAGTAAGCTTGACTCGATCTCTAAGGAAGAAGCTTGGGTCTGCAACCTTAGTTAGTGTGGAAGAAGTTAAATAA